From the Mytilus trossulus isolate FHL-02 unplaced genomic scaffold, PNRI_Mtr1.1.1.hap1 h1tg000085l___fragment_1__unscaffolded, whole genome shotgun sequence genome, one window contains:
- the LOC134699821 gene encoding zinc finger protein 862-like, with product MCALGSDGASVMLGRKGGVAALLKESVPTLIANHCVAHRLALASSQAAAAVPYLKKFKAIVEQLYRFYQYSAVRMAALHHIQEILQEPVIKITEAKDVRWLSHDKAVQSIRRCSPSIITSLEREAKERGDAQALGLATFVQKFDFIATLYMMCDLLPPLSQLSKALQRKDADYTVVRPLVTGTIKTIQSFKERHGENYASVRKVMDDLIKENFKVKSPTEEEFDKFERQVYFPYIDHVVENLEKRFPDLPLLESFSVFDPNSVPEDPEEAEGYGREQIGILSDHFKMDLVPLSQEWRLLKNTINTDDSLKSLSASLIMQQLAGKLAAGFPLLSSLSAVGLLLPTSTADCERGFSTLKRIKTELRNRLSNKITNCLVTISLEGEESTEIDISEAVQHWKTQKNRRIFS from the exons ATGTGTGCATTAGGAAGTGATGGGGCATCTGTCATGCTTGGTAGAAAAGGAGGTGTTGCAGCATTGCTGAAGGAGTCTGTTCCAACCTTGATTGCAAACCACTGTGTTGCCCATAGGTTGGCTTTAGCAAGCTCCCAAGCTGCTGCTGCTGTCCCTTATCTGAAGAAGTTTAAGGCTATTGTGGAACAGCTGTACAGATTCTACCAGTACAGTGCAGTCAGAATGGCAGCACTTCATCACATTCAG GAAATTCTCCAGGAGCcagttatcaaaattacagaGGCAAAAGATGTTAGGTGGCTTTCCCATGACAAAGCTGTCCAATCTATAAGGAGATGCTCTCCTTCAATCATCACAAGTTTGGAGAGAGAAGCCAAGGAGAGAGGAGATGCCCAAGCACTAGGCCTGGCCACATTTGTACAGAAGTTTGACTTCATTGCAACTTTGTACATGATGTGTGATTTGCTGCCACCACTATCACAACTGTCAAAAGCCTTGCAG AGAAAAGATGCAGACTACACAGTAGTGAGACCTCTTGTGACTGGAACTATAAAGACCATCCAATCATTTAAAGAAAGGCATGGGGAAAATTATGCTTCAGTGAGGAAAGTGATGGATGATTTAATCAAAGAAAACTTCAAAGTCAAGAGTCCAACAGAGGAggaatttgataaatttgaaagACAG GTCTACTTTCCATACATTGACCATGTGGTGGAGAATTTGGAGAAGAGGTTTCCAGATTTACCTCTGTTGGAAAGCTTTTCTGTGTTTGACCCCAACAGTGTTCCAGAAGATCCAGAAGAAGCTGAGGGTTATGGCAGGGAGCAAATAGGG ATCCTTTCAGACCACTTCAAAATGGATCTGGTGCCATTAAGTCAGGAGTGGAGGCTACTAAAGAATACAATTAACACTGATGACAGCCTCAAGTCTCTATCTGCCAGTTTGATCATGCAGCAATTGGCTGGCAAGTTAGCAGCAGGTTTTCCTCTGTTGTCAAGCCTATCAGCTGTTGGCTTATTATTGCCTACATCTACTGCAG attgtGAAAGGGGATTTTCAACCCTAAAGAGGATCAAGACAGAGTTGAGGAACAGGCTATCAAATAAGATAACAAACTGTCTTGTGACTATATCCCTAGAAGGAGAAGAGAGTACAGAGATAGATATTTCTGAAGCTGTTCAGCACTGGAAGACCCAAAAGAACAGGAGGATCTTTTCTTGa